One window from the genome of Flavobacterium agricola encodes:
- a CDS encoding TlpA family protein disulfide reductase, giving the protein MKNFLLILSIIFLVVSCNKKNEELDYLVTSLLPYPENSDLKIKKIYPEYDINDYTILETDIENSPLYFGTTKEGGNTIFWMKFGNKYSLFGMAKDSVLNVYKDTIVMDWDNKTKKIVYEAIYNPTLKTLSYNWLDKNNKKVPKAQIIDIDLPLAVGKTFPDIEVEQLNGEKLAFADLKGKVLLINWWHTRCGGCLVEIAGLNKLKNKYKDNPNIEFVAISIDKKDDLVAFLQKNKFNYTQTLVSRDLEQTFGNGYPVNIVVSSDGIIQANMTGGSEDTYLKVEEKLLSVLK; this is encoded by the coding sequence AAGAATTAGACTATTTAGTAACTTCTTTACTCCCATATCCTGAAAATTCAGATTTAAAAATTAAAAAGATTTATCCAGAATATGACATAAATGATTATACAATTTTAGAAACTGATATAGAAAATTCACCTTTATATTTTGGTACGACCAAAGAAGGAGGGAATACGATTTTTTGGATGAAATTCGGAAACAAATATTCTTTATTTGGAATGGCTAAGGATTCTGTTTTAAATGTTTATAAAGATACTATTGTGATGGATTGGGATAACAAAACAAAAAAAATTGTATACGAAGCAATCTATAATCCAACATTAAAAACACTTAGTTATAACTGGTTAGACAAAAACAACAAAAAGGTTCCTAAAGCTCAAATTATTGATATTGATTTGCCTTTGGCTGTTGGTAAAACCTTTCCTGATATTGAGGTTGAACAATTAAATGGAGAAAAACTAGCTTTTGCTGATTTAAAAGGTAAAGTTCTTTTAATTAATTGGTGGCATACCCGTTGTGGTGGTTGTTTAGTCGAAATAGCTGGTTTAAATAAATTGAAAAACAAATATAAAGACAACCCCAATATTGAATTTGTTGCAATATCTATCGATAAAAAAGATGACTTAGTCGCTTTTTTACAAAAAAATAAATTTAACTATACACAAACTTTAGTATCTAGAGATCTTGAACAAACGTTCGGTAACGGATATCCTGTTAATATTGTGGTTTCATCTGATGGGATAATACAGGCAAATATGACAGGAGGGAGTGAAGATACCTACCTTAAAGTGGAAGAAAAGCTTCTTTCGGTATTAAAATGA
- a CDS encoding TlpA disulfide reductase family protein: protein MKNIFLSVFILFMLFSCSKSSNTFKIEGVLKNVADDNIIYAVVDEVIVDSSIISNGKFSISGETVMPQNVWLILNDYDDYASIWVDNKSTTYFEAEPGNFRYANIKGSQIQSEYEILLEHLRKPYEDWDQISSLFNETLSEEELNEYKKMEAENDEQVYKACLSFITKYPDSFISSHIINGYSTTWGIKKTTSAFNLLTKYNRNSHNGKKVAKFLELNQSFNLGDKYVDFEMNNINNQKIKLSDVHKKITLLEFWASNCEPCRIENPNLVEVYKKFQKKGFNILGVSLDKNVTNWKKQLTKMGYYGSKYAILMPAMMPSLYMALLEFLQTF, encoded by the coding sequence ATGAAAAACATTTTTTTATCAGTTTTTATATTATTCATGTTGTTCTCTTGTAGCAAAAGTTCTAATACATTTAAAATAGAAGGAGTTCTTAAAAATGTAGCTGATGATAATATAATATATGCTGTTGTTGATGAAGTAATTGTAGATTCATCTATTATTAGTAATGGAAAATTTTCGATATCCGGTGAAACGGTTATGCCCCAAAATGTTTGGCTTATTTTAAATGATTATGATGATTATGCATCTATATGGGTTGATAATAAATCGACTACATATTTTGAAGCTGAACCAGGAAATTTTAGATATGCAAATATTAAAGGCAGTCAAATTCAATCAGAATATGAAATATTATTAGAACATTTAAGAAAGCCTTATGAAGATTGGGATCAGATTAGTAGTTTATTTAATGAAACCTTGTCTGAAGAAGAGCTGAATGAATATAAAAAAATGGAAGCTGAAAATGATGAACAAGTATATAAAGCTTGTTTGAGTTTTATAACCAAATATCCTGACTCATTTATTAGCAGCCATATTATTAATGGCTATTCTACTACATGGGGAATTAAAAAAACAACCAGTGCATTTAATCTCTTAACAAAATATAATAGAAATTCTCATAACGGAAAAAAGGTTGCCAAATTTTTAGAATTAAATCAAAGTTTTAATTTAGGTGATAAATACGTTGATTTTGAAATGAACAATATAAATAATCAGAAAATAAAGTTATCTGATGTTCATAAAAAAATTACGTTATTAGAATTTTGGGCTTCAAATTGTGAACCTTGTCGTATAGAAAATCCAAATTTAGTTGAGGTTTATAAAAAGTTTCAAAAAAAAGGATTTAATATTTTAGGCGTTTCACTTGATAAAAATGTGACGAACTGGAAAAAGCAATTAACAAAGATGGGTTATTATGGGAGCAAGTATGCGATTTTGATGCCCGCAATGATGCCGTCCTTATATATGGCGTTGTTGGAATTCCTACAAACTTTTTAA
- a CDS encoding DedA family protein, whose translation MSDFHIADLINPEFYINLEIGGVPIGIYVVLFIIFAETGLFAGFFLPGDSLLFLSGIYSTELLNTIYVIETDSPALTDFLNVTCVASLVALAGILGNTFGYWFGKKSGTYLYTKEDTFWFKKKYLIESKVFYDKHGGRAIVIARFLPIIRTFAPIIAGIVKMERKRFMFYNIISSILWAFTLIFAGHYLNEIFKSQFDINLKDFIEVIIIIIVIITTVPFVVNYFKRKKEIKNEEQNKE comes from the coding sequence ATGTCTGATTTTCATATTGCTGATTTAATTAACCCCGAGTTTTATATTAACTTAGAAATTGGTGGCGTTCCGATAGGAATTTATGTAGTACTTTTCATCATTTTTGCAGAAACCGGATTATTCGCGGGTTTCTTTTTGCCTGGTGATAGCTTACTTTTTCTTTCAGGAATTTATTCGACCGAATTATTAAACACCATTTATGTAATTGAAACAGACAGCCCAGCGCTAACCGATTTTTTAAATGTTACCTGCGTGGCAAGTTTAGTTGCTTTGGCCGGTATTTTAGGAAATACCTTTGGCTATTGGTTCGGAAAAAAATCAGGAACATATTTATATACCAAAGAAGATACGTTTTGGTTTAAGAAAAAGTATTTAATAGAATCTAAAGTTTTTTACGACAAACACGGTGGGCGTGCCATTGTAATTGCGCGTTTTTTACCAATTATCAGAACCTTTGCTCCAATTATTGCCGGAATTGTAAAAATGGAACGCAAACGTTTTATGTTTTACAACATTATTAGCTCAATTTTATGGGCATTCACCTTAATTTTTGCCGGACATTATTTAAACGAAATTTTTAAATCTCAGTTTGATATCAACTTAAAAGATTTTATTGAAGTAATTATTATCATCATTGTAATTATAACAACTGTACCTTTTGTGGTAAATTACTTTAAGCGTAAAAAAGAAATTAAAAACGAAGAACAAAATAAAGAATAA
- the mtgA gene encoding monofunctional biosynthetic peptidoglycan transglycosylase, translating to MKALLKRKNKANKQPKTFFQRVKSWVVFCIKWFFILSIASVIFFRFVPVPFTPLMVSRAIDNVLAGEKIVWSHDWVPLSEISPNLQLAVIASEDNLFLSHNGFDFKAIEKAIETNKKGKRIVGGSTISQQTAKNVFLWQGRSFIRKGFEVYFTALIEIFWSKERIMEVYLNSIEMGNGVYGAQAAAKHWYGKPASKLTKYEAAGIAAILPNPRKFKASNSSSYINRRKDKIVRLMGYVGPLKY from the coding sequence ATGAAAGCACTTTTAAAGCGCAAAAACAAAGCAAATAAGCAACCTAAAACATTTTTTCAGCGTGTAAAAAGCTGGGTTGTTTTTTGCATCAAATGGTTTTTTATCCTAAGCATTGCTTCGGTTATTTTCTTCCGGTTTGTTCCGGTTCCTTTTACACCATTAATGGTAAGCCGAGCTATTGATAATGTTTTAGCAGGCGAAAAAATTGTTTGGAGCCACGATTGGGTTCCTTTATCCGAAATTTCTCCCAACCTTCAATTAGCTGTAATTGCCAGCGAAGATAATTTGTTTTTATCCCACAACGGATTCGATTTTAAAGCAATCGAAAAAGCGATTGAAACCAATAAAAAAGGCAAACGCATTGTTGGTGGTAGCACCATTAGCCAACAAACCGCAAAAAATGTTTTTTTGTGGCAAGGGCGTAGCTTTATCCGTAAAGGATTTGAAGTTTATTTTACCGCTTTAATCGAAATTTTCTGGAGTAAAGAACGTATTATGGAAGTTTACCTAAATTCTATAGAAATGGGTAATGGCGTTTATGGCGCTCAAGCTGCTGCCAAGCATTGGTACGGCAAACCAGCAAGTAAATTAACCAAGTACGAAGCGGCAGGCATAGCAGCTATTTTGCCTAATCCGCGTAAATTTAAAGCCAGCAATTCATCTTCTTACATCAATCGTCGTAAAGATAAAATTGTTCGTTTAATGGGCTATGTTGGGCCGCTAAAATATTAA
- a CDS encoding TIGR00266 family protein: MKAHEVDYIIYGDEMQYVEIELDPREIVFAEPGGFMMMDDGIKMQTIFGDGSSQDSGIFGKILSAGKRMITGESMFMTAFENNTHNKRKVAFASPYPGKIIPIDLNEFGGKFICQKDAFLCAAKGVSIGIEFNKKIGTGLFGGEGFIMQKLEGDGKAFIHAGGTLARKELKAGEVLKIDTGCLVGFTKNISYNIQFIGGIKNSIFGGEGLFFATLTGPGTAYVQSLPFSRLADRILANAPSAGGKSTGEGSVLGGLGRLLDGDK, from the coding sequence ATGAAAGCGCACGAAGTTGATTATATTATTTATGGGGATGAAATGCAATACGTTGAAATTGAATTAGATCCTCGTGAAATTGTATTTGCAGAACCCGGTGGTTTTATGATGATGGACGATGGCATTAAAATGCAAACCATTTTTGGCGATGGATCAAGTCAAGATTCAGGCATTTTTGGTAAAATTCTTTCAGCAGGTAAACGAATGATAACCGGCGAAAGCATGTTTATGACCGCATTCGAAAACAATACTCACAACAAGCGCAAAGTTGCTTTTGCATCTCCATATCCAGGTAAAATAATTCCGATTGATTTAAATGAGTTTGGCGGCAAGTTTATTTGCCAAAAAGATGCTTTTTTATGTGCCGCTAAAGGCGTTTCTATTGGTATTGAATTTAATAAAAAAATTGGCACTGGGCTTTTTGGTGGCGAAGGTTTTATTATGCAAAAGTTAGAAGGCGATGGTAAAGCATTTATTCATGCTGGCGGAACTTTAGCTCGTAAAGAACTTAAAGCTGGAGAAGTTTTAAAAATTGATACCGGATGTTTGGTTGGTTTTACCAAAAACATTTCGTATAACATTCAGTTTATTGGTGGAATCAAAAATTCTATTTTTGGTGGAGAAGGATTGTTTTTTGCAACCTTAACCGGCCCCGGAACAGCTTACGTACAATCGTTACCATTTAGCCGTTTGGCCGATCGTATTCTTGCTAATGCACCAAGTGCTGGAGGTAAAAGTACGGGTGAAGGAAGCGTTTTGGGCGGATTAGGCAGATTGCTAGACGGGGATAAATAA
- a CDS encoding PH domain-containing protein: protein MKVKSKRDPYIVFIILGFIVFFASVVISEIKIKGWNTTMFIDIVILVIMLAFLVCCYFITYTVTPKFISYRIAFFYEEIPLNSIRSIEIGTTMWAGFKPAFARKGLIIRYNTYDEVYISRVNKRYF, encoded by the coding sequence ATGAAAGTTAAAAGCAAACGCGATCCGTATATTGTATTTATCATTCTCGGATTTATAGTTTTTTTTGCCTCGGTTGTAATTTCCGAAATAAAAATTAAAGGCTGGAATACCACCATGTTTATCGATATAGTTATTTTGGTAATCATGCTGGCTTTTTTGGTATGTTGTTATTTTATAACATACACCGTAACTCCAAAATTTATTAGCTATCGCATTGCTTTTTTTTACGAAGAAATTCCTTTAAATAGCATCCGAAGCATTGAAATTGGTACAACCATGTGGGCAGGTTTTAAACCGGCATTTGCACGCAAAGGTTTAATTATTCGTTATAATACGTACGATGAGGTTTATATTAGCCGCGTAAACAAGCGTTATTTTTAG
- a CDS encoding MFS transporter, producing MTPPKLWTANFILSCSSSFLIAFAFYLVGSVMPFFVSTEFGTNDEETGLILASYIIAALVLRPFSGYLVDTFPRKKILIYSLILFTVLFYGYMVASTLFILVLIRVLQGFTWSTTTTANSTLTIDIIPSEKRGEGIGYYGLTSTLSMAIGPMLGLLMYEYYPVEVNFYAATFFGFLSLVLAWFIKVPHREPDPEKAPISLDRFILLKAIPVGINLLGIAMCYGSFYAFAALYGKQLQVENTGWFFLFMAVGMTLSRLFAGKLLDRGHMHKLMAFSLILLAISLFAFGFATSKNIFFISAFFIGLSYGVLSPIFQNLFINLAKPEKRGTANSTFFTFYDLGIGIGMVVSGKVAHAFGYHAIFISGAVLILTTLAFYWFISKPLYNKHKII from the coding sequence ATGACCCCACCAAAACTTTGGACAGCTAACTTTATTTTAAGTTGTTCTTCTAGCTTTTTAATTGCTTTTGCTTTTTACTTAGTTGGTTCGGTAATGCCGTTTTTTGTAAGCACCGAATTTGGAACTAATGATGAGGAAACTGGTTTAATTTTAGCAAGCTATATTATTGCCGCCTTGGTATTACGTCCGTTTTCGGGGTATTTGGTAGATACGTTTCCTAGAAAAAAAATATTAATTTACTCGTTAATACTTTTTACCGTTTTATTTTACGGTTATATGGTTGCAAGTACCTTATTTATTTTAGTTTTAATTCGTGTACTTCAGGGGTTTACTTGGAGCACAACTACTACAGCAAATAGCACCTTAACCATTGATATTATTCCGTCTGAAAAGCGTGGCGAAGGAATTGGTTATTACGGACTAACCTCAACCTTATCTATGGCAATTGGCCCCATGTTGGGTTTACTGATGTATGAATATTATCCGGTAGAAGTAAATTTTTATGCCGCAACGTTTTTTGGATTCCTTTCTTTAGTGTTAGCTTGGTTTATAAAAGTACCACACCGTGAACCAGATCCTGAAAAGGCTCCTATTTCTTTAGATCGCTTTATTTTATTAAAAGCTATTCCGGTTGGTATTAACTTGCTTGGAATTGCAATGTGCTACGGTTCTTTTTATGCGTTTGCTGCCTTGTACGGCAAACAATTGCAGGTTGAAAATACCGGTTGGTTCTTTTTATTTATGGCAGTTGGCATGACATTATCTCGCTTATTTGCTGGTAAATTATTAGACCGAGGGCATATGCATAAATTAATGGCCTTTTCCTTAATATTATTAGCTATAAGCTTATTTGCTTTTGGCTTTGCTACATCAAAAAACATCTTTTTCATTTCCGCTTTTTTTATAGGTTTAAGTTATGGGGTTTTAAGCCCAATTTTTCAAAACTTATTTATAAACTTGGCCAAACCTGAAAAACGAGGAACAGCAAATTCTACATTCTTTACTTTTTATGATTTAGGAATTGGTATCGGCATGGTAGTTTCTGGTAAAGTAGCTCATGCCTTTGGTTATCATGCTATTTTTATAAGCGGAGCGGTACTTATATTAACAACCTTGGCATTTTATTGGTTTATTTCTAAACCTTTATATAACAAACATAAAATAATATAA
- a CDS encoding aspartate-semialdehyde dehydrogenase, with protein sequence MKVAVVGATGMVGEVMLQVLAERNFPLTELIPVASERSVGKEVTFKEKKYKVVGLQTAVEMKPDVALFSAGGTTSLEWAPKFAEAGITVIDNSSAWRMDTSKKLIVPEINADALTTSDKIIANPNCSTIQLVMALAPLHKKYGIKRLVVSTYQSITGTGVKAVQQLENEYQGIEGERAYNYQIHRNAIPQCDVFEDNGYTKEEMKLVRETQKILNDATIAVTATAVRIPVVGGHSEAVNVEFNTDFDLNEVRTILENTPGVTVKDNIKEFEYPMPLDAEGKNDVFVGRIRRDDSQPKTLNLWIVADNLRKGASTNTIQIAEYLVANNLL encoded by the coding sequence ATGAAAGTAGCCGTTGTTGGTGCCACTGGTATGGTGGGCGAAGTGATGTTGCAAGTACTTGCCGAAAGAAATTTTCCGTTAACCGAATTAATTCCCGTTGCCTCAGAACGTTCTGTTGGTAAGGAAGTTACGTTTAAGGAAAAGAAGTACAAAGTTGTAGGATTACAAACAGCGGTTGAAATGAAACCTGATGTTGCCTTATTTTCGGCTGGTGGAACTACCTCGTTAGAATGGGCTCCGAAATTTGCTGAAGCTGGTATTACCGTTATTGATAATTCATCAGCATGGCGTATGGATACAAGCAAAAAATTAATTGTTCCAGAAATTAATGCAGATGCATTAACTACATCAGATAAAATTATTGCCAATCCAAATTGCTCAACCATTCAATTGGTTATGGCTTTAGCTCCGTTACATAAAAAATACGGTATTAAACGTTTGGTTGTTTCTACCTACCAATCAATTACCGGAACAGGAGTAAAAGCGGTGCAACAATTAGAAAACGAATACCAAGGTATTGAAGGAGAACGCGCGTACAACTACCAAATTCACCGCAATGCAATTCCACAATGTGATGTCTTTGAAGATAATGGTTATACCAAGGAAGAAATGAAATTGGTACGCGAAACACAAAAAATATTAAACGATGCAACTATTGCTGTAACAGCAACTGCTGTTCGTATTCCGGTTGTTGGCGGGCATTCTGAAGCGGTAAATGTAGAATTTAATACCGATTTTGATTTAAACGAAGTTCGTACTATTTTAGAAAACACACCGGGCGTAACCGTAAAAGATAACATTAAGGAATTTGAATATCCGATGCCATTGGATGCAGAAGGAAAAAATGATGTTTTTGTTGGCCGTATTCGCAGAGATGACAGCCAACCTAAAACGTTAAACCTTTGGATTGTTGCCGATAACCTTCGTAAGGGTGCATCAACCAATACCATTCAGATTGCTGAATATTTAGTTGCAAACAATTTATTATAA
- a CDS encoding purine-nucleoside phosphorylase codes for MVEKINEAVKYIIDCIKEVPDFAIVLGSGLKKLVDEVQNPIVIPYQNIPHFPVSTVQGHGGDLIFGTLAGKKVLMMSGRFHYYEGYDMQTVTFPIRVFGVLGIKNIILSNASGGVNDAHKVGDVMLITDHINFLPEHPLRGKNIDAWGPRFVDMSQPYDAEFLKAAVQFCEQNKIKVHQGVYLALSGPTFETPAEYGMVKNFGADAVGMSTVPEVIVAKHMNLRVFALSVITDLGGPNLQNPVSHDEVLQAADTAMPKVIQIVQHIVKTS; via the coding sequence ATGGTTGAGAAAATAAATGAAGCTGTAAAATATATTATTGATTGTATTAAAGAAGTTCCTGATTTTGCTATTGTACTCGGTAGTGGTTTAAAAAAATTGGTAGATGAGGTTCAGAATCCAATTGTTATTCCGTATCAAAATATTCCGCATTTTCCGGTAAGCACGGTACAAGGCCATGGTGGTGATTTAATTTTTGGAACCTTAGCCGGGAAAAAAGTTTTAATGATGTCTGGAAGATTTCATTATTACGAAGGATATGATATGCAAACGGTTACTTTTCCAATTCGTGTTTTTGGCGTTTTAGGTATAAAAAATATTATTTTATCTAACGCTTCGGGCGGAGTAAATGATGCCCATAAAGTTGGCGATGTAATGCTTATTACAGACCATATTAATTTTTTACCCGAGCATCCGTTACGCGGTAAAAATATTGATGCTTGGGGACCAAGATTTGTTGATATGTCACAACCTTATGATGCTGAATTTCTAAAAGCTGCCGTTCAGTTTTGTGAACAAAATAAGATAAAAGTACATCAGGGGGTTTATTTGGCACTTTCTGGCCCAACTTTTGAAACGCCTGCCGAATATGGCATGGTTAAAAACTTTGGAGCAGATGCTGTAGGAATGAGCACCGTACCCGAAGTTATTGTTGCCAAACATATGAATTTGCGAGTTTTTGCGTTATCTGTTATAACCGATTTAGGTGGTCCTAATTTGCAAAATCCGGTTTCGCACGATGAGGTATTGCAAGCAGCAGATACGGCCATGCCAAAGGTTATTCAAATTGTGCAACATATTGTTAAAACAAGTTAA
- a CDS encoding copper resistance protein NlpE, with the protein MKKVILFSFVASFALLSCKKNDANANAEEVVVEEVVAVPDGSNAETALDWAGTYTATLPCADCPGINATVVLNDDNTFEVTYDYIDNPTNKLVDKGTFTWFNNGNAIETTGDGERAKYKVIENGLVQLDQDGNEVVSDMKELYVYKKQK; encoded by the coding sequence ATGAAAAAAGTTATTTTATTTTCTTTCGTTGCATCTTTTGCTTTATTAAGCTGTAAAAAAAATGATGCTAATGCAAACGCAGAAGAAGTTGTTGTTGAAGAAGTTGTTGCTGTACCAGATGGAAGCAATGCAGAAACTGCATTAGATTGGGCAGGAACTTACACGGCAACTTTGCCATGTGCAGATTGTCCGGGTATTAACGCAACGGTTGTTTTAAATGATGACAACACGTTTGAAGTTACTTACGATTATATTGACAATCCAACAAACAAGTTAGTTGATAAAGGTACATTTACTTGGTTTAATAACGGAAACGCTATTGAAACTACGGGAGATGGAGAAAGAGCTAAATACAAAGTTATCGAAAATGGTTTAGTGCAATTAGATCAAGATGGTAACGAAGTTGTTTCTGACATGAAAGAATTATATGTTTACAAAAAACAAAAATAA
- the recJ gene encoding single-stranded-DNA-specific exonuclease RecJ → MRWTLKPAADPQKTKTLMQQLGVDQLIATLLIQRGIDTFDKARDFFRPDLKNLHDPYLMKDMDLAVNRILKALQNNERIMVFGDYDVDGTTAVALVSSFLQNHSDQICTYIPDRYAEGYGVSYTGIDFASDNEISLIIALDCGIKSIEHVAYAKSKNIDFIIGDHHRPGEQIPDAVAVLDPKRKDCAYPYKELCGCGVGFKLIQALAPYFNLTISDLIPYLDLVATAIGADIVPITGENRILAHYGMQVINKNPRPGIKAILKGQKAYYTITDIVFTVAPRINAAGRMKQGIYAVELLTKFDALDAGIAANEIEQYNQERRTKDQEITKDALLQIKENKEQNNAATVVYHERWHKGVIGIVASRLTETYYRPTLVFTKSGDKLAASARSVKNFDVYNALLACSEHIIQFGGHMYAAGLTIEENKYEAFKNAFEEVVKNTMQEDWKEPELEIDAVINFNEITDKNLRLLKQFEPFGPENMHPLFITENIYAAAPAQPMGKTKEHLSVLLKQSDSQTVKAIGFNLADKITVINSGLPFNAVYSVEENEFRGKVSLQLRLRDIN, encoded by the coding sequence ATGCGTTGGACATTAAAACCTGCTGCTGATCCTCAAAAAACAAAAACATTAATGCAACAACTTGGTGTTGACCAACTTATTGCAACTTTGCTAATTCAGCGTGGTATTGATACATTTGACAAGGCACGAGATTTTTTTAGACCTGATTTAAAAAACTTGCACGATCCGTATTTAATGAAAGATATGGATTTGGCCGTAAACCGTATTTTAAAAGCGTTACAAAATAACGAACGCATTATGGTTTTTGGAGATTATGATGTGGACGGAACAACCGCCGTTGCTCTGGTTTCCTCTTTTTTACAAAACCATTCCGATCAGATTTGCACCTATATTCCCGATCGTTATGCCGAAGGTTATGGTGTTTCGTACACTGGTATTGATTTTGCATCGGATAACGAAATAAGCTTAATTATTGCTTTAGATTGCGGCATCAAATCAATAGAACATGTTGCGTATGCTAAAAGTAAAAATATTGATTTTATTATTGGCGATCATCATCGCCCGGGCGAACAAATTCCAGATGCAGTTGCAGTTTTAGATCCAAAACGAAAAGATTGCGCTTATCCGTATAAAGAACTTTGTGGTTGCGGTGTTGGTTTTAAACTAATTCAAGCCTTAGCCCCGTATTTTAATTTAACTATTTCAGATTTAATTCCGTATTTAGATTTGGTAGCAACCGCCATTGGTGCAGATATTGTTCCTATAACTGGCGAAAATAGAATTTTAGCGCATTACGGCATGCAGGTTATTAATAAAAACCCACGTCCTGGAATCAAAGCTATTTTAAAAGGGCAAAAAGCTTATTACACTATAACAGATATTGTTTTTACCGTAGCGCCAAGAATTAATGCTGCCGGAAGAATGAAACAAGGTATTTATGCTGTAGAATTATTAACCAAATTTGATGCGTTAGATGCAGGCATTGCAGCAAATGAAATAGAACAATACAACCAAGAGCGCCGTACAAAAGATCAGGAAATAACAAAAGATGCTTTATTGCAAATTAAAGAAAACAAGGAGCAAAATAATGCTGCAACCGTGGTTTATCATGAACGTTGGCATAAAGGCGTTATTGGTATTGTAGCTTCTCGATTAACCGAAACGTATTACAGACCAACTTTGGTTTTTACCAAAAGCGGCGATAAATTGGCTGCTTCTGCCCGATCGGTTAAAAATTTTGACGTTTACAATGCTTTATTAGCTTGTTCTGAACATATTATTCAGTTTGGCGGGCACATGTATGCTGCCGGATTAACTATTGAAGAAAATAAATATGAAGCATTTAAAAATGCTTTTGAGGAAGTTGTAAAAAATACGATGCAGGAAGATTGGAAAGAACCTGAATTAGAAATTGATGCAGTAATTAACTTTAATGAAATAACCGACAAAAATTTGCGTCTTTTAAAACAATTCGAACCATTCGGTCCAGAAAATATGCATCCGCTTTTTATAACTGAAAATATTTATGCGGCGGCACCAGCACAACCAATGGGTAAAACTAAAGAACATCTTTCGGTTCTACTTAAACAAAGCGATTCTCAAACCGTAAAAGCAATCGGTTTTAATTTAGCAGATAAAATAACCGTAATAAATTCGGGGCTACCGTTTAACGCGGTATATTCTGTAGAAGAAAATGAATTTAGAGGAAAAGTTTCGTTACAACTCCGTTTACGAGATATTAACTAA
- a CDS encoding OsmC family protein: MSKIDQVKTKWLGNMRFESTNPGGNLFIDAGPENGGEGNGYRPKALMLSALAGCAGLDIAHLIPKMKLEVDDFSIDIDGELTETDPATYKKVTLYFSFYGPNLDSDKLMRAVNLSVDKYCGVLEMFRQFAEIDIKVNFNS; encoded by the coding sequence ATGAGCAAGATTGATCAGGTAAAAACAAAATGGTTGGGCAACATGCGTTTCGAATCAACCAATCCGGGCGGTAATCTATTTATAGATGCCGGACCAGAAAATGGTGGCGAAGGTAACGGATACCGACCAAAAGCATTAATGCTTTCGGCATTAGCAGGTTGTGCGGGCTTAGATATTGCACATTTAATTCCGAAAATGAAGTTAGAAGTTGATGACTTCTCGATTGATATTGATGGAGAATTAACCGAAACCGATCCGGCAACGTATAAAAAAGTAACGTTGTATTTTAGTTTTTATGGTCCAAACTTGGATTCGGATAAATTAATGCGTGCAGTAAATTTATCGGTCGATAAATATTGTGGCGTACTCGAAATGTTTAGACAATTTGCAGAAATTGATATTAAAGTCAATTTTAATTCTTAA